The genomic window TCTTTGTTTGCTCAGGGCTTTGGCTCCAGCCCTTCTGCCTGGGGCGGTCAAAAGGATTTCCTGAGCCTCGCCCTGGCCCGCTGACAGCCTGGCCAGTGGGCCCTgaggaggcctggggtgggggtccccGAGGCAGGGCAGCCAGCCCCAACACTGGGCTGGGGAGATGGCCGGCAGAGAGGtaagtggtgggggtggggggcggtggcTACCTTGGCCGCCACCACCGTGGGCTTTGGCACGGGTTGGTTTGAGCACAGGCCTGGGGAGGTTTTCCTCTCCGTGGCTCCATCCTGGGGTGAAGCGAGCTTTCTGCTTCCTCCCGGGCCCCCCTCAGCACTGCTGCCCCGCTGCCCGTCGTGGCCTTGGGGTGTTGGAAGGAAGCCCCTTGGTCCAGCCCGGATTCTGCTTTGATTCCAGACTAGGAGGCCGCAGTGTGGCTggcaggcaggggccggggcctCCTCTCTGTGTTGGGGGTGTGGGCCCGGTTCTTAGCTTCTCTGTGTCCGTTCCCACATCTCCAGGCCCAGCACGCCGGGCAGTGAGAGTGGTGAATGACTGCCCCCGTGTCTTCTTGGCAAGAGTGTGTTCTGAATCTGggctggcagttaagacactggtggGGGCACCCCATCCGACGGCCCAGGGTCCACGCCCGCCCGCAGCtctgggttccagcttcctgctcgtgcccACCcgcagagacccggatggagttcccagctcctgccttgacagcacttggggagagaaccaggagatgggagctccctgtctctcagatacatttcttttaaaaaaagatttgtttatttatttgaaaggcagagttacagcaaggcagggcggcggggggaggggggcttccgtccgctggttcactccctagatggccacaatggccagagctgggccaattcaaagccaggagcctggagcttcttccaggcctgccTCATACGTGCaagggtcccagcacttgggccacctactgctgctttcccaggccatagcagggagctggatcagaagtggagcagcggggacttgaaccagtgcccatatgggatgccggcgctgcaggtggtggctttatcactacgccacagcactggcccctcagataAATTTTTTGTCTGGGTGCTGAGCACCAGAGGCAGAGATGTGTCCCAAGATGTGTCCCCGTGTGGGTCCTGGGCGCCGTCTGCTCCTTGCCCCCGTGTGGGTCCTGGGCGCCGTCTGCTCCTTGCCCCCGTGTGGGTCCTGGGCGCCGTCTGCTCCTTGCCCCCGTGTGGGTCCTGCGCGCCGTCTGCCCCAAGCCCCCGTGTGGGTCCTGGGCGCCGCCTGCCCCAAGCCCCCGTGTGGGTCCAGGGCCCCGTCTGCTCCTTGTGCTGCGCCCTTGGAGGACCCACCAGGCCTCACCCTTCTCCGTCCGCAGCAGCCTGGATCCGGTCAGCGGCccctggaggaggagaaagaggccgTCCGCCGGGCCATCCAGAAGGAGCTGAAAATCAAGGAGGGCGTGGAGAACCTGCTGCGTGTGGCCACGGACCGCCGCCACCTGGGCCACGTCCGGCAGCTGCTGCGGGCCTCCAACCGCCGCCTGGAGCAGCTGCatgctgagctgcaggagctgcatgCCCGCGTCCTgttgcccggcccggccccggccggTGAGTGGGGAATCGCCTTCTCCCACAGCCCCTGCTGAGTggcccaggaggggagggagggagggagggaggagagggccaggccctgggtgaGAGTGGGGCCCTGGGTGACGGGTCCGTGTGCCCCACCCTCCCTGCACACAGAGCCTGTGGCCTCGGGCCCCTGGCCACGGGCGGAGCAGCCACGAGCCCGGCACCTGGAGGCTCTGCggaggcagctgcaggtggagcTTAAGGTGAAACAGGGGGCTGAGAACATGACCCACACGTGTGCCCGCGGCACCCCCAAGGTAAGGCCCGGGGGAGGGGCGAGGCTTGGCTCACGGACCTCAGGGGAGGTGCATCCCAGCCACTGACCCCGTCCTTGGTCTGATGGGGACATGCACCCTCAGGTCCCAGTCGGGTGGGAAGGCGTGGCCCTCACCCCTGGTCCACCAGGGAAGACCCCGACACTGGTTCAGTGGGGTCCCAGCTGGTCCCAGCCTCGACTCCCAGCTTGATGTAGGGAACCTGGCCCAGTGCTCCTCTGACAGGAAGGATCTGATGGGGGAGGCGGCTTGACCCCTGTCTGATCTGATggaagaggcttagccttccTTCGATCTGATCTAATGGAAACAAGCTTAACCCTGGCCCTGGTCTGATGGAGGAAGCTAGCCCTGGTCCTGATGTGAGGGAGGAGGCTTGATCTTAGCCCTTGCAGGTCTGATGGAGGAAGCTCTGCCCGCTACCCTTGCCCTGGTCCGAGAAGGGAGGCTCGGCTGTAGTGTCTGGTTTCgctctgtgggggggggggggctaggcACTTGGCTTTGACTCTGGTAGGATGGGGGTGtctctggccagccctggtctCATGGGCACGGGTCACGTCCCCGTaggagaggaagctgctggccgCTGCCCAGCAGATGCTGCGGGACAGCCAGCTGAAGGTGGCCCTGCTGCGCATGAAGATCACCAGCCTGGAGGCCAGCGGGGCCCCTGAGCCAGGTGAGGCTTGGGGAGGCGGGGCGGgagcggcggggtgggggcggggcggggctgctgaCCGCTCTCCCCCGCCAGGCCCTGAGCTGCTGGCCGACGAGCTGCAGCATCGACTGCGCATCGAGGCCGCTGTGGCTGAGGGCGCCAAGAACGTGGTCAAGCTGCTCGGCGGCCGGAGGACGCAGGACCGCAAGGCCCTGGCTGAGGTCAGGCCGTGCCCCTCCCTCGGGGGTCTGCCCGTCTCCATGCGCAGCGGCGGGAGTCACCTCTGGATGGGCCACGCAGGCTGGCAGCGGAAGCAAGGGGCACATGTGGTGGCGACCTCAGGCGGGGTGGCTCCGGGTGGCGCGGgccagtgccccccaccccgtgccccaTGGCCTGCCCCTGCCCGTGTCTCCTttgcaggcccaggcccagctccaggagTCCTCCCAGAAGCTGGACCTCCTGCGGCTGGCTTTGGAGCGGCTGCTGGAgggcctgcctcccacccaccctctgCGCAGCCAGGTGGCCCGGGAGCTGCAGGCGGCGCCGCTGCTTGGGAACCCCCAGCCCTCAGCGACACTTGGGAAGCCCACCGCCCTGACAGGTAGCCGGGGGTCCCTCCCGCTGCGGAGCTCCCCTTCTCTTTGGGGGACTATGGCAGGAAGGAGCTTCGGGGGAGGGTTCCAATCctggccccagcaccccagcGCCCATTGGGTTAGGACCCTGGGCAAGCGACggcccttctctgagcctcagtttgtgCACCTGTGGAATGGTGGTGCTGAGAGCCCCTGCCTCTTAGGGGTGATGTAATCAGTGCTCAAACACGGTAGCCGTTActactttcaaaattatttaattatttgcttGTGCTTAAttaaaaggctgagagagagagaggagtcttccaacccttggttcactccccagatgcctacaataaccaggactgggccatgccagagccaggagccaggaactcaatccgggtctcccctgtgggtggcagggacccagttgcttagccatcgcctgctgcctcccaagctgtgCGTTAGCGACCACAGTTTGTACCCACGAGGGTGGGGGGAAGAGCTGGGTTTTACCCTCACTGTTCAGATGGAATCTGAGGCCAGGGCTAAGTGGGATGGAGCCAGGCTTCTCCCTCGCCACCCAAGATCGCATCCCTGCCCTGGTGCGGAAGCTGGCGCGACCTGTGGctcccagcagcctggcctggcctgggcccagctcctctgcccgtGATCCCGCCCCCTGGTGTAGGAAGGAGGGCTGCTGGGCTGTCTCAAGGATGCCCAGTGGCCTCCAGAGCCTGCTCTGGGGACCTAGGGCCTCGGGCAGCCATGTCCCTGGCGTCCAGGGCGCCGTGGGGGCAGTGGGACGAAGGCGCCTGACAAGCAGTCCACGGATTCTGCGCAGGGACCCTGCACGTCCGCCTCCTGGGCTGTGAGCAGCTGCTGACCACCGTGCCTGGGCGATCTCCAGCGGCCGCGCTGGCTGGCAGCCCCTCTGAGAGCTGGCTTCGGGCCAGGGCCAAGCAGCCGCGTGGCGGAGGCGGCCTGACCAGTGAGTTGGGGAGGAGCTGTGAGGGGCGGCCGTGGGGGGAGCCTGTCCTGAGCCCGTCCTGAgtccccggccctgccctgcaggcGAGGTGCTGGCAGTGCTGAAGGTGGACAACCGCGTGGTGGGCCAGACGGGCTGGGGACAGGTGGCCAAGCAGTCCTGGGACCAGACCTTTGTCACCGCCCTGGAGCGCGTAAGGCTGGCCGTGGTGTGGTCCTGGTAACGGTGGGCCACGGGCTGGAAGGCCCTCTGGGGCAGGTCACCTGCCGCACCCCAtgcccttcagcctggcctccccAACGTAGGCCCGCGAGCTGGAGATCGGCGTGCACTGGCGGGACTGGCGGCAGCTGTGTGGCGTGGTCTTCCTGAGGCTCGAAGACTTCCTGGATAATGCCTGTCACCAGCTGACCCTCAGCCTGGTGCCGCAGGGGCGGCTCTTCGCGCAGGTGCCCCGAGAGCCCCCGAGTGTATCAGGGATACTGGAGACAGGGCCGGCCGGGGAGGGCTCCACGCCCCGGGGCCTGGGTTTCCCCCAGGGACTCATGAGAATGGGGCTGCTGTGGCTCTGGGCCCTCCGGCTCCCGCATTGGTTGAGGGGGAGCACGGGCTGGGGTCGGAGGGCGGGGAGGCACTGTGGCCGGTGGGGAGGGCGGGACCGTCTCCAGCCCTGTCCCTGGCCTTGCAGGTGACTTTCTGCGACCCAGTCGTTGAGAGGAGGCCCCGGCTACAGAGACAGAAATGCATTTTCTCCAAACGGAGAGgtgtgcaggggccagggctgtgcatggatggggcggggctggggcatgGGGGGGCGGTTCCCTGGCACTGAGCTGCCCTCTCCCCCCAGGGCAGGACTTCCTGAGAGCGTCCCAGATGAACCTCAGCATGGCAGCCTGGGGACGCCTGGTCATGAGCCTGCTGCCCCCCTGCAGCTCGCCCAGCACCATCAGCCCCCCAAAAGGGGGGCCCCAGGCCCCGACAACACCACGGGGCCCCTCGGAGCCTGTGTCACCCAGGTAGGCGCCGCCTCACCCCAGACTGCCCGCTGCTCTGTGGCATCCGCCTCTCCCCAGGGCCAGCCGGTGGCTGTCTCTCCATCCCTCGCCCCGTCTGTTTGTGTGACCGGCTGTCCGTCCACTACCCCCTCCTGCTgtgcctgctgcttcctccctgtAGTGACTTCCTGCCCAAGAAGATCCCCTTGGGAGAAGAGATGCGGCCCCCGCCCAAGCCCCCTCGGCTCTACCTGCCCCAGGAGCGGACCCCCGAGGAGACTCCGGTGAGGGGCGGGCAGGACTGGGGGGCCCTGTGGGAGGGTGGCAAGCCTGGCGGGAGGGCAGGAACacagctcagccctgccctgccctgggccccctcTACCTCGCAGTGCACCAAACGCCCGCACATGGAGCCCAGGCCTGGACTCGCGGCGCCCCAGCCAGCCTCCCCCACCAGGTATAAGCGAGTGTGTCTGTTCACCACCACTGCCTGGTGAGTGCCTACGCTGGCTCGCTCTCCGGCTCTTACTTGCCAAGCTGACATTATTGAGCGCCAGGTGTATGCCAGACTCCTGGGAATTCCTGTCCAGGAACCTGCACCCTGCAGGGCTCTGCCGTGAGCCCCTCAATGGGCagggcctcccagggctgggcatggAAGGCTTGGAGTGGCCCTGGGTGGAGGCCCAGACTttgacctggggtgggggcttcctGTGCTCAATCTTGCAGGAAGACCCCCCGGCTTCAGGACTTCCGCTGCTTGGCTGTGCTGGGCCGGGGACACTTTGGGAAGgtgaggggtgcgggtgggaggacCCCTGGGGTAGTGAGAGGCGAAGGGAAGGCTCTCCACACTGCCCCCCTGCAGCCACCCCCCTGTGGCCCTCAGGTCCTCCTGGTGCAGTTCAAGGGCACGGGGAAGTACTACGCCATCAAAGCGCTGAAGAAGCACGAGGTTCTCAGCCGAGACGAGATGGAGAGGTGTGCAGTGGGGCTGCAGGCACCCGGGACCCTGGCCTTGGGGGGACCCGGGGTCGCTGGCGCCCAGGCTTCCGCTGAAGGCTCCTGGGCTGTGCAGTGGTGACCCTGTGCGCTCAGCCCAGGCCTCGTTTCTGTcttttgtgtgtgcgtgtttgtgcgtgtgtgtgtgtcagagttcacactcccatctgctggttcattccccaaatgctcaccaaggccggggctgggctatgaggccaaagcaggaagctgggacctcACTCCAAGGGCCCCACCTGAGTGAcaagaacccagttactggaACTGTCACCACTGTCTTTGGGTTTCGCATGGCTGGaaactggagtcgggagccaggggccaggtagcACCCAGGTGCTGCACTACGAGACGTGGGCACGCAGTCGGCGTGCTGACTGGTAGGCTGAGCGCCTGCGCCTGGGTCCTGTTAGCGCCTGCAGCCGTGACCGGGGTGCCCTTGGACAGGGCCCCCATTCTCTGAACCTCAGCTTGCTCTTCTGTAAAGAGGGGTGCAGGCCCAGTGACCCCTGTGAGCTCCAGTTCATGGAGAGCGGTCACTGCCTGCTGACgccccagggagccagggctgtCGTGTGAGCGGCGGGGCACAGC from Oryctolagus cuniculus chromosome 1, mOryCun1.1, whole genome shotgun sequence includes these protein-coding regions:
- the PKN3 gene encoding serine/threonine-protein kinase N3 isoform X4: MAGREPGSGQRPLEEEKEAVRRAIQKELKIKEGVENLLRVATDRRHLGHVRQLLRASNRRLEQLHAELQELHARVLLPGPAPAEPVASGPWPRAEQPRARHLEALRRQLQVELKVKQGAENMTHTCARGTPKERKLLAAAQQMLRDSQLKVALLRMKITSLEASGAPEPGEAWGGGAGAAGWGRGGAADRSPPPGPELLADELQHRLRIEAAVAEGAKNVVKLLGGRRTQDRKALAEAQAQLQESSQKLDLLRLALERLLEGLPPTHPLRSQVARELQAAPLLGNPQPSATLGKPTALTGTLHVRLLGCEQLLTTVPGRSPAAALAGSPSESWLRARAKQPRGGGGLTSEVLAVLKVDNRVVGQTGWGQVAKQSWDQTFVTALERARELEIGVHWRDWRQLCGVVFLRLEDFLDNACHQLTLSLVPQGRLFAQVTFCDPVVERRPRLQRQKCIFSKRRGQDFLRASQMNLSMAAWGRLVMSLLPPCSSPSTISPPKGGPQAPTTPRGPSEPVSPSDFLPKKIPLGEEMRPPPKPPRLYLPQERTPEETPCTKRPHMEPRPGLAAPQPASPTRKTPRLQDFRCLAVLGRGHFGKVLLVQFKGTGKYYAIKALKKHEVLSRDEMESLYCEKRILEAVGRSGHPFLLSLLACFQTSSHACFVTEFVPGGDLMMQIHEEVFPEPQACFYLACVVLGLQFLHEKKIIYRDLKLDNLLLDAQGFLKIADFGLCKEGIGFGDRTSTFCGTPEFLAPEVLTREAYTRAVDWWGLGVLLYEMLVGECPFPGDTEEEVFDCIVNADAPYPHFLSTQSLELIQQLLRKTPEQRLGAGEQDAEEIKAQPFFRATDWRALLARTVRPPFVPTLCGPADLRYFEGEFTALPPALTPPAPQSPLTARQQAAFRDFDFVSERFLEP
- the PKN3 gene encoding serine/threonine-protein kinase N3 isoform X7, whose protein sequence is MAGREQPGSGQRPLEEEKEAVRRAIQKELKIKEGVENLLRVATDRRHLGHVRQLLRASNRRLEQLHAELQELHARVLLPGPAPAEPVASGPWPRAEQPRARHLEALRRQLQVELKVKQGAENMTHTCARGTPKERKLLAAAQQMLRDSQLKVALLRMKITSLEASGAPEPGPELLADELQHRLRIEAAVAEGAKNVVKLLGGRRTQDRKALAEAQAQLQESSQKLDLLRLALERLLEGLPPTHPLRSQVARELQAAPLLGNPQPSATLGKPTALTGTLHVRLLGCEQLLTTVPGRSPAAALAGSPSESWLRARAKQPRGGGGLTSEVLAVLKVDNRVVGQTGWGQVAKQSWDQTFVTALERARELEIGVHWRDWRQLCGVVFLRLEDFLDNACHQLTLSLVPQGRLFAQVTFCDPVVERRPRLQRQKCIFSKRRGQDFLRASQMNLSMAAWGRLVMSLLPPCSSPSTISPPKGGPQAPTTPRGPSEPVSPSDFLPKKIPLGEEMRPPPKPPRLYLPQERTPEETPCTKRPHMEPRPGLAAPQPASPTRKTPRLQDFRCLAVLGRGHFGKVLLVQFKGTGKYYAIKALKKHEVLSRDEMESLYCEKRILEAVGRSGHPFLLSLLACFQTSSHACFVTEFVPGGDLMMQIHEEVFPEPQACFYLACVVLGLQFLHEKKIIYRDLKLDNLLLDAQGFLKIADFGLCKEGIGFGDRTSTFCGTPEFLAPEVLTREAYTRAVDWWGLGVLLYEMLVGECPFPGDTEEEVFDCIVNADAPYPHFLSTQSLELIQQLLRKTPEQRLGAGEQDAEEIKAQPFFRATDWRALLARTVRPPFVPTLCGPADLRYFEGEFTALPPALTPPAPQSPLTARQQAAFRDFDFVSERFLEP
- the PKN3 gene encoding serine/threonine-protein kinase N3 isoform X3; translated protein: MAGREQPGSGQRPLEEEKEAVRRAIQKELKIKEGVENLLRVATDRRHLGHVRQLLRASNRRLEQLHAELQELHARVLLPGPAPAEPVASGPWPRAEQPRARHLEALRRQLQVELKVKQGAENMTHTCARGTPKERKLLAAAQQMLRDSQLKVALLRMKITSLEASGAPEPGEAWGGGAGAAGWGRGGAADRSPPPGPELLADELQHRLRIEAAVAEGAKNVVKLLGGRRTQDRKALAEAQAQLQESSQKLDLLRLALERLLEGLPPTHPLRSQVARELQAAPLLGNPQPSATLGKPTALTGTLHVRLLGCEQLLTTVPGRSPAAALAGSPSESWLRARAKQPRGGGGLTSEVLAVLKVDNRVVGQTGWGQVAKQSWDQTFVTALERARELEIGVHWRDWRQLCGVVFLRLEDFLDNACHQLTLSLVPQGRLFAQVTFCDPVVERRPRLQRQKCIFSKRRGQDFLRASQMNLSMAAWGRLVMSLLPPCSSPSTISPPKGGPQAPTTPRGPSEPVSPSDFLPKKIPLGEEMRPPPKPPRLYLPQERTPEETPCTKRPHMEPRPGLAAPQPASPTRKTPRLQDFRCLAVLGRGHFGKVLLVQFKGTGKYYAIKALKKHEVLSRDEMESLYCEKRILEAVGRSGHPFLLSLLACFQTSSHACFVTEFVPGGDLMMQIHEEVFPEPQACFYLACVVLGLQFLHEKKIIYRDLKLDNLLLDAQGFLKIADFGLCKEGIGFGDRTSTFCGTPEFLAPEVLTREAYTRAVDWWGLGVLLYEMLVGECPFPGDTEEEVFDCIVNADAPYPHFLSTQSLELIQQLLRKTPEQRLGAGEQDAEEIKAQPFFRATDWRALLARTVRPPFVPTLCGPADLRYFEGEFTALPPALTPPAPQSPLTARQQAAFRDFDFVSERFLEP
- the PKN3 gene encoding serine/threonine-protein kinase N3 isoform X5, with translation MEEGAPRQQPGSGQRPLEEEKEAVRRAIQKELKIKEGVENLLRVATDRRHLGHVRQLLRASNRRLEQLHAELQELHARVLLPGPAPAEPVASGPWPRAEQPRARHLEALRRQLQVELKVKQGAENMTHTCARGTPKERKLLAAAQQMLRDSQLKVALLRMKITSLEASGAPEPGPELLADELQHRLRIEAAVAEGAKNVVKLLGGRRTQDRKALAEAQAQLQESSQKLDLLRLALERLLEGLPPTHPLRSQVARELQAAPLLGNPQPSATLGKPTALTGTLHVRLLGCEQLLTTVPGRSPAAALAGSPSESWLRARAKQPRGGGGLTSEVLAVLKVDNRVVGQTGWGQVAKQSWDQTFVTALERARELEIGVHWRDWRQLCGVVFLRLEDFLDNACHQLTLSLVPQGRLFAQVTFCDPVVERRPRLQRQKCIFSKRRGQDFLRASQMNLSMAAWGRLVMSLLPPCSSPSTISPPKGGPQAPTTPRGPSEPVSPSDFLPKKIPLGEEMRPPPKPPRLYLPQERTPEETPCTKRPHMEPRPGLAAPQPASPTRKTPRLQDFRCLAVLGRGHFGKVLLVQFKGTGKYYAIKALKKHEVLSRDEMESLYCEKRILEAVGRSGHPFLLSLLACFQTSSHACFVTEFVPGGDLMMQIHEEVFPEPQACFYLACVVLGLQFLHEKKIIYRDLKLDNLLLDAQGFLKIADFGLCKEGIGFGDRTSTFCGTPEFLAPEVLTREAYTRAVDWWGLGVLLYEMLVGECPFPGDTEEEVFDCIVNADAPYPHFLSTQSLELIQQLLRKTPEQRLGAGEQDAEEIKAQPFFRATDWRALLARTVRPPFVPTLCGPADLRYFEGEFTALPPALTPPAPQSPLTARQQAAFRDFDFVSERFLEP
- the PKN3 gene encoding serine/threonine-protein kinase N3 isoform X1; translation: MEEGAPRQQPGSGQRPLEEEKEAVRRAIQKELKIKEGVENLLRVATDRRHLGHVRQLLRASNRRLEQLHAELQELHARVLLPGPAPAEPVASGPWPRAEQPRARHLEALRRQLQVELKVKQGAENMTHTCARGTPKERKLLAAAQQMLRDSQLKVALLRMKITSLEASGAPEPGEAWGGGAGAAGWGRGGAADRSPPPGPELLADELQHRLRIEAAVAEGAKNVVKLLGGRRTQDRKALAEAQAQLQESSQKLDLLRLALERLLEGLPPTHPLRSQVARELQAAPLLGNPQPSATLGKPTALTGTLHVRLLGCEQLLTTVPGRSPAAALAGSPSESWLRARAKQPRGGGGLTSEVLAVLKVDNRVVGQTGWGQVAKQSWDQTFVTALERARELEIGVHWRDWRQLCGVVFLRLEDFLDNACHQLTLSLVPQGRLFAQVTFCDPVVERRPRLQRQKCIFSKRRGQDFLRASQMNLSMAAWGRLVMSLLPPCSSPSTISPPKGGPQAPTTPRGPSEPVSPSDFLPKKIPLGEEMRPPPKPPRLYLPQERTPEETPCTKRPHMEPRPGLAAPQPASPTRKTPRLQDFRCLAVLGRGHFGKVLLVQFKGTGKYYAIKALKKHEVLSRDEMESLYCEKRILEAVGRSGHPFLLSLLACFQTSSHACFVTEFVPGGDLMMQIHEEVFPEPQACFYLACVVLGLQFLHEKKIIYRDLKLDNLLLDAQGFLKIADFGLCKEGIGFGDRTSTFCGTPEFLAPEVLTREAYTRAVDWWGLGVLLYEMLVGECPFPGDTEEEVFDCIVNADAPYPHFLSTQSLELIQQLLRKTPEQRLGAGEQDAEEIKAQPFFRATDWRALLARTVRPPFVPTLCGPADLRYFEGEFTALPPALTPPAPQSPLTARQQAAFRDFDFVSERFLEP
- the PKN3 gene encoding serine/threonine-protein kinase N3 isoform X2; amino-acid sequence: MEEGAPRQPGSGQRPLEEEKEAVRRAIQKELKIKEGVENLLRVATDRRHLGHVRQLLRASNRRLEQLHAELQELHARVLLPGPAPAEPVASGPWPRAEQPRARHLEALRRQLQVELKVKQGAENMTHTCARGTPKERKLLAAAQQMLRDSQLKVALLRMKITSLEASGAPEPGEAWGGGAGAAGWGRGGAADRSPPPGPELLADELQHRLRIEAAVAEGAKNVVKLLGGRRTQDRKALAEAQAQLQESSQKLDLLRLALERLLEGLPPTHPLRSQVARELQAAPLLGNPQPSATLGKPTALTGTLHVRLLGCEQLLTTVPGRSPAAALAGSPSESWLRARAKQPRGGGGLTSEVLAVLKVDNRVVGQTGWGQVAKQSWDQTFVTALERARELEIGVHWRDWRQLCGVVFLRLEDFLDNACHQLTLSLVPQGRLFAQVTFCDPVVERRPRLQRQKCIFSKRRGQDFLRASQMNLSMAAWGRLVMSLLPPCSSPSTISPPKGGPQAPTTPRGPSEPVSPSDFLPKKIPLGEEMRPPPKPPRLYLPQERTPEETPCTKRPHMEPRPGLAAPQPASPTRKTPRLQDFRCLAVLGRGHFGKVLLVQFKGTGKYYAIKALKKHEVLSRDEMESLYCEKRILEAVGRSGHPFLLSLLACFQTSSHACFVTEFVPGGDLMMQIHEEVFPEPQACFYLACVVLGLQFLHEKKIIYRDLKLDNLLLDAQGFLKIADFGLCKEGIGFGDRTSTFCGTPEFLAPEVLTREAYTRAVDWWGLGVLLYEMLVGECPFPGDTEEEVFDCIVNADAPYPHFLSTQSLELIQQLLRKTPEQRLGAGEQDAEEIKAQPFFRATDWRALLARTVRPPFVPTLCGPADLRYFEGEFTALPPALTPPAPQSPLTARQQAAFRDFDFVSERFLEP
- the PKN3 gene encoding serine/threonine-protein kinase N3 isoform X8, producing the protein MEEGAPRQPGSGQRPLEEEKEAVRRAIQKELKIKEGVENLLRVATDRRHLGHVRQLLRASNRRLEQLHAELQELHARVLLPGPAPAEPVASGPWPRAEQPRARHLEALRRQLQVELKVKQGAENMTHTCARGTPKERKLLAAAQQMLRDSQLKVALLRMKITSLEASGAPEPGPELLADELQHRLRIEAAVAEGAKNVVKLLGGRRTQDRKALAEAQAQLQESSQKLDLLRLALERLLEGLPPTHPLRSQVARELQAAPLLGNPQPSATLGKPTALTGTLHVRLLGCEQLLTTVPGRSPAAALAGSPSESWLRARAKQPRGGGGLTSEVLAVLKVDNRVVGQTGWGQVAKQSWDQTFVTALERARELEIGVHWRDWRQLCGVVFLRLEDFLDNACHQLTLSLVPQGRLFAQVTFCDPVVERRPRLQRQKCIFSKRRGQDFLRASQMNLSMAAWGRLVMSLLPPCSSPSTISPPKGGPQAPTTPRGPSEPVSPSDFLPKKIPLGEEMRPPPKPPRLYLPQERTPEETPCTKRPHMEPRPGLAAPQPASPTRKTPRLQDFRCLAVLGRGHFGKVLLVQFKGTGKYYAIKALKKHEVLSRDEMESLYCEKRILEAVGRSGHPFLLSLLACFQTSSHACFVTEFVPGGDLMMQIHEEVFPEPQACFYLACVVLGLQFLHEKKIIYRDLKLDNLLLDAQGFLKIADFGLCKEGIGFGDRTSTFCGTPEFLAPEVLTREAYTRAVDWWGLGVLLYEMLVGECPFPGDTEEEVFDCIVNADAPYPHFLSTQSLELIQQLLRKTPEQRLGAGHRLAGPARPHRPASLRAHPLRPRRPALLRG
- the PKN3 gene encoding serine/threonine-protein kinase N3 isoform X6, producing the protein MEEGAPRQPGSGQRPLEEEKEAVRRAIQKELKIKEGVENLLRVATDRRHLGHVRQLLRASNRRLEQLHAELQELHARVLLPGPAPAEPVASGPWPRAEQPRARHLEALRRQLQVELKVKQGAENMTHTCARGTPKERKLLAAAQQMLRDSQLKVALLRMKITSLEASGAPEPGPELLADELQHRLRIEAAVAEGAKNVVKLLGGRRTQDRKALAEAQAQLQESSQKLDLLRLALERLLEGLPPTHPLRSQVARELQAAPLLGNPQPSATLGKPTALTGTLHVRLLGCEQLLTTVPGRSPAAALAGSPSESWLRARAKQPRGGGGLTSEVLAVLKVDNRVVGQTGWGQVAKQSWDQTFVTALERARELEIGVHWRDWRQLCGVVFLRLEDFLDNACHQLTLSLVPQGRLFAQVTFCDPVVERRPRLQRQKCIFSKRRGQDFLRASQMNLSMAAWGRLVMSLLPPCSSPSTISPPKGGPQAPTTPRGPSEPVSPSDFLPKKIPLGEEMRPPPKPPRLYLPQERTPEETPCTKRPHMEPRPGLAAPQPASPTRKTPRLQDFRCLAVLGRGHFGKVLLVQFKGTGKYYAIKALKKHEVLSRDEMESLYCEKRILEAVGRSGHPFLLSLLACFQTSSHACFVTEFVPGGDLMMQIHEEVFPEPQACFYLACVVLGLQFLHEKKIIYRDLKLDNLLLDAQGFLKIADFGLCKEGIGFGDRTSTFCGTPEFLAPEVLTREAYTRAVDWWGLGVLLYEMLVGECPFPGDTEEEVFDCIVNADAPYPHFLSTQSLELIQQLLRKTPEQRLGAGEQDAEEIKAQPFFRATDWRALLARTVRPPFVPTLCGPADLRYFEGEFTALPPALTPPAPQSPLTARQQAAFRDFDFVSERFLEP